Proteins encoded by one window of Anaerolineales bacterium:
- a CDS encoding response regulator transcription factor has protein sequence MATILIVSGDKPFVETLQGSLGGDFRTRHALHLDALPSESPALAIVDSGGMRYDCATICARLRTMGGYNRMPILCLIEESNGESVAACLDAGGDDCLRKPINGRELAARVRALLRRGVSGRVPPLHLDTASRSARLDGNIVDLTPTEFDLLDMLCQRRGEYLTALDLLHVVWHYPHGDGDPALVRNHIRNLRRKIERDPDRPKIIISAHGRGYTVSIDFLRR, from the coding sequence ATGGCGACTATTTTGATCGTCAGCGGGGATAAACCTTTTGTTGAAACCCTCCAGGGATCACTAGGAGGGGATTTCCGCACAAGACATGCGCTCCACTTGGATGCCTTGCCGTCCGAGTCCCCTGCCCTTGCCATTGTGGATAGTGGTGGAATGCGCTATGACTGTGCCACCATATGCGCCCGGTTGCGGACGATGGGTGGGTACAACCGGATGCCCATTTTGTGCCTGATCGAGGAATCGAATGGGGAGAGTGTTGCTGCCTGTTTGGATGCTGGTGGCGATGATTGCCTACGGAAGCCGATCAATGGGCGGGAGTTGGCGGCACGGGTGCGGGCGCTCTTGCGGCGTGGGGTATCGGGCCGTGTCCCACCGCTGCACCTTGACACAGCCTCCCGTTCGGCGCGTCTAGATGGCAACATAGTTGATCTAACGCCCACTGAATTCGATCTGCTGGATATGCTTTGCCAGCGGCGGGGGGAATATCTGACCGCCCTTGATCTCCTTCATGTGGTGTGGCATTACCCGCACGGCGATGGCGATCCGGCGCTCGTCCGCAACCATATTCGCAACCTGCGGCGCAAAATCGAACGCGACCCAGACCGCCCGAAAATCATCATCTCGGCACATGGACGGGGTTACACCGTCAGCATTGATTTTTTGCGGCGCTAA
- a CDS encoding SMP-30/gluconolactonase/LRE family protein, translated as MIVPHYASVLQCSSANKGQTIARLLVGDKNLRRLYAIILACLGGFLCAYPVAVHGAALPCENPVRWLFRPTETLCVEILAEGWAVPGTVGAAALTFTPDGTLYFADSGGRRIARLISDQAGNFSPPETFLGDLPEMPYGLTYDGQRDRFYISGTRRIFAVSRTGVLTTLYESPSDGAGYGFGNVRIAPDGMLYVGMGVACETCPPDEAGDRGALLRLDPDHRGAPEVIARGLRHPFDLAWVGNSLYIADDLPAGVPAAMYQITLSGTPPYPLGEPFITLPPQSAPMGMMIYDGASFPALQGRLMVALAGSWNAPEIAGYEIISLDLATRRSERFLPVTGRTPSDAALIRTSFYPYRLTGLAIDGRGWLYIGVAQGKIYRIRFLG; from the coding sequence GTGATCGTGCCACACTATGCCTCAGTGCTTCAATGCTCATCTGCCAATAAGGGGCAGACTATAGCCCGTTTACTGGTGGGAGACAAGAACCTGCGCCGTCTATATGCCATCATATTGGCTTGCTTAGGTGGTTTCCTGTGCGCCTATCCTGTAGCTGTTCATGGGGCTGCCCTCCCCTGTGAGAATCCGGTGCGCTGGCTGTTCCGCCCAACAGAGACGCTTTGTGTGGAAATTCTTGCCGAAGGATGGGCAGTTCCGGGGACGGTAGGGGCTGCCGCGCTGACCTTCACCCCCGATGGGACACTCTATTTTGCCGACTCCGGCGGGCGGCGTATCGCCCGTCTGATCTCCGATCAGGCGGGAAATTTCAGCCCGCCGGAGACGTTTCTTGGCGATCTCCCTGAAATGCCCTATGGGTTGACCTATGACGGGCAGCGGGATCGCTTTTATATCAGCGGTACGCGGCGCATCTTCGCTGTGAGCCGCACAGGGGTGCTGACAACGCTCTATGAATCGCCCTCCGATGGCGCGGGCTATGGTTTTGGTAATGTGCGGATCGCCCCTGACGGGATGCTTTATGTGGGGATGGGCGTTGCCTGTGAGACGTGTCCCCCTGACGAGGCAGGGGATCGCGGGGCGCTTTTGCGGCTCGATCCTGACCATCGCGGTGCGCCAGAAGTGATTGCGAGGGGGCTGCGCCACCCCTTCGATCTGGCGTGGGTTGGGAATTCCCTCTACATTGCAGACGATTTGCCCGCAGGCGTTCCGGCAGCCATGTACCAAATTACGCTGAGTGGGACGCCACCTTACCCCCTCGGTGAGCCATTCATCACCTTGCCCCCGCAAAGCGCCCCCATGGGCATGATGATCTATGACGGCGCATCGTTTCCGGCGCTGCAAGGGCGTTTGATGGTTGCCCTTGCCGGATCGTGGAACGCCCCAGAAATTGCTGGCTACGAGATTATCAGCCTTGATCTGGCTACCCGCCGCAGCGAACGCTTTTTACCCGTCACCGGGCGAACCCCCTCTGATGCGGCGCTGATCCGCACGAGTTTTTACCCCTATCGCCTGACGGGGCTTGCCATCGATGGGCGCGGCTGGCTTTATATTGGTGTGGCGCAGGGGAAAATTTACAGAATTCGTTTTTTGGGGTAA
- a CDS encoding glycosyltransferase gives MSQEIIAALEERVHELEKALFLSQEEIAHLTENALSREDHIRRRETSILALYTEIEALSEAHAAERDALQARLEMLRLTLEQKDLALSEGAFYAESLEAARLEKEDEMEALRRQLAGVTKVAAKRHAPPVLLPPNRNPTHDGSIPAEATLVCTVAAKNYLAAVRVFMASLQAYNPAVVPILLLVDEPDGAFDPAVEPYHILQAKDIGIPNWDHFTFKYDVLELSTAVKPYLMEYLFDTYDAANVIYFDPDIQVFGSLDRLRRVLESYMCVLTPHITAPLTDDRHPNELTFLRVGTYNLGFCALSKRGAWRDLLRWWQERLYTQCTREVDKGLFTDQHWMDFAPSLFPGVYVLRDVGYNVAYWNIATRPLQWGTAGYLVGEYPLIFMHFSGFEPDEPDSLSKHQDRFRLSELAPPYQECFWEYVAHLTAHDYYTTRTYSYGFERFPDGVPIPAQLRACLRTTDPYGRRWQNPYDLTGRRTFREWATHPTQGFRFVSPLMLRLYEERVDLQRAFPAIPGSDEEAYARWWVNESETISLFHPVYKRPILEALAMFAHYTPSADFIAATPIRSFRQRLTDAAAYYRRYPVEVRPYIDTRNSMPSAYSGPRGGVYGTVSRALRRLGLIRLARRVIGLRLILTTRYFFAERVIDVPHKPVLSSPRPPAPPPPPAVETPRKVKNLGMGVNIVGYAYSETGVGQQARNMIRAFAHESYPLSVEVIDDPDSDRARKQDRMAATFPQGMAHGISVFHANADMTYAVRNILPTATYEGRYNIGYWSWELSTFPTHWDEAFAIYDEIWTPSSFIQSAVAARSPLPIFRTPPSIEPAVPQGITRDHLRLPEGAFIVLFIFDAFSIFERKNPLALVDAFESAFTADERRSDVRLVIKANNLHTIPEQRAALKARLKDVNGILLEGYLSREETNALLKSCNVYASLHRSEGYGLTCAEAMYWGRPVVATGYSGNLDFMTPGNSHLVPYRLVPLERDYPPYDAGGVWAEPDSAAAGRLLRDVFCHPEDAELRGAQAAADIRAWNSPATVGKLMVERLQLIRRRFATE, from the coding sequence ATGTCGCAAGAGATCATCGCCGCCCTTGAAGAGCGTGTTCACGAACTGGAAAAAGCCCTTTTCCTCAGCCAAGAGGAAATCGCCCATCTCACGGAAAATGCCCTCTCCCGCGAGGATCACATCCGCCGTCGGGAAACCTCTATCCTTGCGCTGTATACCGAGATAGAGGCACTCAGCGAGGCACACGCCGCTGAACGGGATGCCCTCCAAGCGCGACTGGAGATGCTTCGTCTAACGTTGGAACAGAAAGACCTCGCCCTGAGCGAGGGGGCGTTCTACGCTGAATCCCTTGAGGCAGCGCGGTTGGAAAAAGAAGATGAGATGGAAGCACTCCGCCGTCAGCTTGCCGGCGTGACGAAGGTGGCGGCAAAACGCCACGCGCCGCCCGTCCTTCTTCCCCCTAACCGCAACCCAACGCACGACGGCTCAATTCCCGCTGAGGCAACGCTTGTTTGCACTGTTGCCGCCAAAAATTACCTTGCCGCTGTGCGCGTCTTTATGGCGTCTCTCCAAGCCTATAACCCCGCTGTTGTGCCGATTTTGCTTTTGGTCGATGAACCAGACGGGGCGTTTGACCCTGCCGTCGAGCCGTATCATATCCTTCAGGCAAAGGACATTGGCATTCCCAATTGGGATCACTTCACATTCAAATACGATGTGCTGGAACTCAGCACAGCGGTGAAGCCCTACCTGATGGAATACCTCTTTGATACCTACGATGCGGCGAACGTGATCTACTTCGATCCCGATATTCAGGTGTTCGGCAGTTTGGATCGGCTGCGGCGCGTGTTGGAAAGTTACATGTGTGTCCTGACGCCGCACATCACCGCCCCACTAACCGATGATCGCCACCCGAATGAACTGACGTTCCTTAGGGTGGGGACGTACAACCTCGGTTTTTGCGCCCTCAGCAAGCGCGGCGCGTGGCGCGATCTTCTCCGCTGGTGGCAAGAGCGACTCTACACGCAATGCACCCGCGAGGTAGACAAGGGGTTGTTTACCGACCAACACTGGATGGATTTTGCCCCCTCGCTGTTCCCCGGCGTCTATGTCCTGCGCGATGTCGGGTACAACGTCGCCTATTGGAACATTGCCACCCGTCCTCTCCAATGGGGAACAGCAGGCTACCTTGTCGGGGAATACCCTCTGATCTTCATGCACTTCAGCGGCTTTGAGCCGGATGAACCGGATTCGCTTTCCAAACATCAGGATCGCTTTCGCCTTTCCGAGCTTGCCCCGCCCTACCAAGAGTGTTTTTGGGAGTATGTAGCTCATCTGACGGCGCACGATTACTACACCACGCGCACCTATTCGTATGGCTTCGAGCGCTTCCCCGATGGAGTGCCCATCCCCGCGCAGCTTCGGGCGTGCCTGCGCACGACAGACCCTTACGGGCGGCGGTGGCAGAACCCCTATGACCTAACGGGGCGACGGACGTTTCGGGAATGGGCGACCCATCCCACACAGGGTTTTCGGTTCGTCTCGCCCCTCATGCTGCGCCTGTATGAGGAGCGCGTTGACCTTCAGCGGGCGTTTCCTGCCATTCCCGGCAGCGATGAGGAGGCATACGCCCGCTGGTGGGTGAACGAATCGGAGACGATCTCGCTCTTTCACCCCGTCTACAAGCGCCCTATCCTAGAGGCGCTGGCGATGTTCGCCCACTATACCCCCTCGGCGGACTTCATCGCCGCAACGCCCATCAGGTCCTTCCGCCAACGCCTTACCGATGCGGCAGCCTACTACCGTCGCTATCCGGTGGAGGTCAGACCGTACATCGACACGCGAAATTCCATGCCAAGCGCCTACAGCGGTCCGCGTGGGGGGGTCTATGGGACGGTCAGCCGCGCCTTGCGCCGCTTGGGTCTCATCCGTCTTGCGCGGCGCGTGATCGGGCTGCGGCTGATCCTCACCACGCGCTATTTCTTTGCCGAACGGGTCATTGATGTCCCCCACAAACCGGTGTTGTCCTCGCCGCGCCCGCCCGCACCCCCCCCACCGCCCGCAGTAGAAACGCCGCGCAAGGTGAAGAACCTCGGCATGGGGGTGAATATCGTCGGCTATGCGTACTCTGAAACGGGCGTGGGACAGCAAGCGCGAAACATGATCCGCGCCTTCGCCCATGAAAGCTATCCCCTCTCCGTTGAGGTCATTGATGATCCCGACTCAGACCGCGCCCGCAAACAAGACCGCATGGCAGCGACCTTCCCACAGGGCATGGCGCACGGCATATCGGTCTTTCACGCCAATGCCGATATGACCTATGCTGTGCGCAACATCCTTCCGACGGCAACCTACGAGGGACGTTACAACATTGGCTATTGGTCGTGGGAGCTAAGTACCTTCCCCACCCATTGGGATGAGGCATTCGCTATCTATGATGAAATATGGACGCCGAGCAGCTTCATCCAGAGCGCCGTCGCCGCCCGCAGCCCGCTGCCTATCTTTCGCACGCCGCCCTCGATTGAACCCGCCGTCCCACAGGGAATCACGCGGGATCATTTGCGGTTGCCGGAAGGGGCGTTTATCGTCCTCTTTATCTTTGATGCCTTCAGCATCTTCGAGCGAAAGAACCCTCTCGCCCTCGTGGATGCCTTTGAATCTGCCTTCACTGCCGACGAGCGCCGTTCCGATGTGCGCCTCGTGATCAAGGCGAACAATCTGCACACCATCCCTGAACAGCGGGCAGCCCTGAAAGCGCGGTTGAAGGATGTCAACGGGATTCTGTTGGAGGGCTACCTAAGCCGTGAGGAAACAAACGCTCTACTCAAAAGCTGCAACGTCTATGCCTCGCTCCATCGCAGCGAAGGCTATGGGCTAACCTGCGCCGAGGCAATGTATTGGGGGCGCCCCGTTGTGGCAACGGGCTATTCCGGCAACCTTGATTTTATGACGCCGGGCAACAGCCACCTTGTCCCCTATCGTCTTGTGCCGCTGGAGCGGGATTACCCGCCCTACGATGCGGGCGGTGTTTGGGCAGAGCCAGATAGTGCCGCCGCCGGACGTCTGCTGCGCGATGTGTTCTGCCACCCAGAGGATGCCGAACTGCGCGGCGCACAAGCCGCCGCTGACATACGGGCATGGAACAGCCCTGCCACTGTTGGCAAACTTATGGTGGAGCGCTTGCAGTTGATTCGGAGGCGGTTTGCCACAGAATGA